A genomic segment from Flavobacterium litorale encodes:
- a CDS encoding DUF6327 family protein — protein MELRKEYKSFADINKDLEIFKIERDISHLKFKKEFEATKDSLEAKNLIGSTPAKIIGYAAALAKPLKNVALTLLIKRIFK, from the coding sequence ATGGAGTTGAGAAAAGAATATAAGTCATTCGCCGATATTAATAAAGATCTTGAGATATTTAAAATCGAGCGCGACATATCGCACTTAAAGTTTAAGAAAGAATTTGAGGCAACAAAAGATAGTTTGGAAGCTAAAAACCTAATAGGGTCTACGCCTGCTAAAATTATAGGCTATGCCGCTGCTTTAGCCAAACCTTTAAAAAACGTAGCACTTACACTACTTATTAAAAGGATATTCAAATAA
- the ybeY gene encoding rRNA maturation RNase YbeY, giving the protein MISFNYETDFELDNEAQFEDWIERVITSEEKTTGEINYVFCDDDYLLQKNIEFLNHDTLTDIISFDYTMGNLISGDIFISVERVRDNASEYGVAFTEELKRVMAHGVLHYCGYKDKAEDDAALMRSKEEEKIQMFHVER; this is encoded by the coding sequence ATGATTAGTTTTAATTACGAAACCGATTTTGAGCTGGATAACGAAGCCCAATTTGAAGATTGGATTGAGCGTGTAATAACATCGGAAGAGAAAACTACGGGCGAAATAAACTATGTTTTTTGCGATGACGATTACTTGCTCCAGAAAAATATAGAGTTCCTAAACCACGATACCTTAACAGACATTATAAGTTTTGATTATACGATGGGCAACCTCATTAGCGGCGATATTTTTATATCGGTAGAGCGGGTGCGTGATAATGCCTCAGAGTACGGTGTAGCTTTTACAGAAGAACTAAAACGCGTTATGGCACATGGAGTGTTACACTACTGTGGTTACAAAGATAAAGCAGAAGATGACGCTGCGCTAATGCGTAGTAAAGAGGAAGAGAAAATACAGATGTTCCACGTGGAACGTTAG
- a CDS encoding SPFH domain-containing protein: MENIGIYLFLFLAVIILLLSFFTVKQQTAAIVERFGKFNTIRNAGLHLKIPVIDKISGRINLKIQQLDVIIETKTKENVFVKMKVSVQFKVLQEKVYEAFYKLEYPHDQITSYVFDVVRAEVPKLKLDDVFERKDDIAIAVKRELNEAMTTYGYDIINTLITDIDPDIQVKNAMNRINAADREKSAAEYEAEASRIRIVAKARAEAESKRLQGQGIADQRREIARGLVESVDVLNKVGINSQEASALIVVTQHYDTLQSIGSDTNSNLILLPNSPQAGSEMLNNMVASFTASNQVGEAMKRGNEERLQQQNAKTQQLPPEIAPEDNYDDAIDDENENKQ; the protein is encoded by the coding sequence ATGGAAAATATTGGCATTTATTTATTTCTCTTTCTCGCCGTTATTATTTTACTACTATCGTTTTTTACGGTAAAGCAACAAACGGCTGCTATAGTAGAGCGTTTCGGGAAATTTAATACCATTCGTAATGCAGGTTTACATTTAAAAATACCTGTTATCGATAAAATTTCGGGGCGTATTAACTTAAAAATACAGCAGCTTGATGTTATCATCGAAACCAAAACGAAAGAAAATGTATTCGTAAAAATGAAAGTTTCGGTACAGTTTAAAGTACTACAAGAAAAAGTATACGAGGCTTTTTACAAGCTAGAATATCCGCACGATCAAATTACATCGTACGTATTTGATGTAGTACGTGCCGAAGTGCCGAAGTTAAAACTGGACGATGTTTTTGAGCGTAAGGATGATATTGCGATAGCCGTAAAACGGGAATTAAACGAGGCAATGACTACGTATGGCTACGATATTATTAATACGCTTATTACAGATATTGACCCTGATATTCAGGTTAAAAATGCGATGAACCGTATTAATGCCGCAGATAGGGAGAAATCGGCAGCAGAATACGAAGCAGAAGCATCGCGTATTAGAATTGTGGCTAAAGCAAGAGCAGAAGCAGAAAGCAAAAGACTACAGGGACAGGGTATTGCCGACCAACGTAGAGAAATTGCACGCGGATTGGTGGAGAGTGTAGATGTGCTAAATAAGGTGGGTATTAACTCACAAGAGGCCTCTGCCCTAATTGTAGTAACACAACACTATGATACGTTACAATCTATAGGGTCCGATACCAACTCCAACCTGATATTATTACCCAACTCGCCACAAGCAGGTAGCGAAATGCTAAATAACATGGTAGCATCGTTTACGGCATCCAACCAAGTGGGGGAAGCAATGAAACGTGGTAATGAAGAGCGATTACAGCAACAAAATGCAAAAACGCAACAGTTACCTCCTGAAATAGCACCTGAGGATAACTACGATGATGCTATTGACGATGAGAATGAGAATAAACAATAA
- the gltX gene encoding glutamate--tRNA ligase, protein MSRQVRVRFAPSPTGPLHIGGVRTALFNYLFAKKHNGIFYLRIEDTDQNRYVAGAEDYIVEALNWCGIPFDEGIGKEGKFAPYRQSERKGMYQKYAQQLIDSGWAYYAFDTAETLDAARKEAEGKGETFMYNHATRDNLDNSLNISAEATQQRIANGDAYVIRFKMPVGETLQLTDMVRGDVKFETSLLDDKVLFKSDGMPTYHLANIVDDYLMETSHVIRGEEWLPSLPLHVLLYKALGWEAPEFAHLPLILKPVGNGKLSKRDGDKFGFPVFPLEWNAPDGSTSMGYREEGYLPETVINYLALLGWNPGNDREFFTLEELIQEFDINKVQKGGAKFDPDKIKHINKHYVQQTDNSILAAHFTKVLEEKGITMPMDKVTEIVGLVKERAVFLNELWDLSDYLFVTPTSYDEKAAQKQWKADTGEILTELVTVLQNTTDFSSANTESVTKTWMQEKELGMGKVMPPLRLSLVGAMKGIHVFDIMALLGKEETLNRINKAINTL, encoded by the coding sequence ATGTCAAGACAAGTACGTGTGCGTTTTGCACCGAGCCCCACAGGACCGTTACATATAGGCGGTGTACGCACAGCCCTTTTCAACTATTTATTTGCTAAAAAGCACAACGGTATTTTTTACCTAAGAATTGAAGATACCGACCAAAACCGCTATGTAGCAGGTGCCGAAGATTATATTGTAGAAGCCCTAAACTGGTGTGGTATTCCGTTTGACGAGGGTATAGGTAAAGAGGGCAAGTTTGCACCCTACCGCCAAAGCGAACGCAAAGGTATGTACCAAAAATATGCACAACAACTTATTGATAGCGGTTGGGCGTACTATGCTTTTGATACTGCCGAAACATTAGACGCTGCACGAAAGGAAGCCGAAGGCAAAGGCGAAACATTTATGTACAACCATGCCACACGCGATAATCTGGACAACTCGTTAAACATTTCTGCGGAAGCAACACAGCAGCGTATAGCCAATGGCGATGCTTATGTTATCCGTTTTAAAATGCCTGTAGGCGAAACCCTGCAGCTAACCGATATGGTACGTGGCGATGTAAAGTTTGAAACGAGCCTGCTAGATGATAAGGTATTGTTTAAAAGTGATGGTATGCCTACGTACCACCTTGCCAACATAGTAGATGATTACTTAATGGAAACCAGCCATGTAATTCGTGGTGAGGAATGGTTGCCTTCACTCCCACTCCACGTACTTTTATACAAAGCATTGGGTTGGGAAGCACCCGAGTTTGCCCACCTACCGCTAATACTAAAACCCGTAGGTAATGGTAAACTAAGCAAGCGCGATGGCGATAAATTTGGTTTCCCTGTGTTCCCATTGGAATGGAATGCTCCCGACGGAAGTACATCTATGGGGTACCGCGAAGAGGGCTACCTGCCCGAAACCGTAATTAATTACTTAGCTTTATTAGGTTGGAATCCCGGTAACGACCGTGAATTTTTTACTTTAGAAGAATTAATACAGGAGTTTGACATTAATAAAGTACAAAAAGGCGGTGCCAAGTTTGACCCTGACAAGATAAAACACATTAACAAACACTACGTACAACAAACCGATAACAGCATACTGGCTGCACACTTTACAAAAGTGCTTGAGGAAAAAGGCATTACCATGCCTATGGATAAGGTTACCGAAATTGTAGGCTTGGTAAAAGAGCGTGCTGTATTCCTTAATGAGCTGTGGGATTTAAGCGATTACCTTTTTGTAACGCCAACAAGCTACGACGAAAAAGCAGCCCAAAAACAATGGAAAGCTGATACAGGCGAAATACTAACGGAGTTGGTTACCGTACTGCAAAATACTACTGATTTCTCGTCGGCTAACACCGAGAGTGTTACCAAAACATGGATGCAGGAAAAAGAGTTGGGTATGGGCAAAGTAATGCCACCACTCCGCTTAAGCCTAGTAGGTGCCATGAAAGGCATACACGTATTTGATATTATGGCATTACTAGGAAAAGAAGAAACCCTTAACCGAATTAACAAAGCCATTAACACACTATAA
- a CDS encoding DUF4175 family protein: protein MEAKNSIYQKLEDFIKKYYTNELIRGSIFFVGLGLLYFIVTLLIEYFLWLPQTGRTALFWVFIGVEAFLLFRFILFPLFKLFKLQKGIDYKQASAIIGNHFTEVSDKLTNFLQLSGESYQSELLAASIEQKANSLQPVPFTNAVSFKKNVKYVPYAAVPLLLILFFMISGNSGVITQSFDRVVHYDKHYAPPAPFEFVLVNKNLTAQQDKDFKLEVRTQGNVIPENAMITIGKENYYLQNTGSGVFEYTFEKPSKDILFQLTANNVISQPYQLNVIAVPTIANFEMVLDYPNYLRKTDEVVRGTGNAVVPEGTKVTWKVKALATTGVEWASDKGIVPFENTANDFVLTKNIYNNTEYQILTSNKKVKHHEKLQYQITTIKDQYPTITVNTAPDSLKLKQEVLVGQVSDDYGLTKLRLVYYPQDTPDSAKKFTIPVQKDTYDRFVYTFPEGLDIKAGINYEYYFEVFDNDAVHNYKSTKSSVFSNRELTADEKEQQVLQEQNSNINSLEKSIKNQDKQLTELDKLRKMNKEKTELDFKDQKKIQEFINRQKQQEDMMKEFSKKLEENLEQFNPEKKDEFKEELMKRLDKNEEEAEKNKKLLDELKELADKIKKEELAEKIDKFKQKAKNQTKNLEQLVELTKRFYVEKKAEQLADKLQKLGEKQEQLADDKENSAEKQEDINKEFDKMQEEMRELEKQNEELKKPMDLPTDELEEENIEEDMEKAKEELQKQNKGAAKPKQKSAGEKMKQMGGKMMQMMMSADMEMMQEDVKMLRQILDNLLAYSFSQEDVMEQFKVSTSRSASFSKYLKRQQDLKQQFRHVDDSIFALSLRNPKITEEVTKEVGEVHYYMDKALTDLADNQVPRGVSSQQYAVTSANKLADMLSDMLNSMQMQLQGQGMGKPMPGQGQGMQLPDIIQKQEGLSEKMKKGMKDGKKEGEEGQEGEQGKPNGEGPGGKGEGGEGQDGSEGDAGKLLEIYKEQQQLREALQKALEKEGLGKAGQNAMRQMKEIEKQLLNKGFRNETMERMQNLKHELLKLDKAIQQQGEEKKRQSQTNRKEFNSQVKQLPEALKEYLNSVEILNRQALPLRPNFNQRVQTYFRKDD, encoded by the coding sequence TTGGAAGCAAAAAATAGTATATATCAAAAGCTGGAGGACTTTATAAAAAAGTATTACACCAACGAGCTTATTCGGGGGAGTATCTTTTTTGTGGGTCTTGGCTTGCTGTATTTTATAGTAACCCTACTAATAGAATACTTTTTGTGGTTGCCCCAAACAGGGCGTACCGCATTGTTTTGGGTGTTTATCGGGGTAGAAGCCTTTTTATTGTTTCGGTTTATACTTTTCCCATTGTTTAAATTGTTTAAACTACAAAAGGGTATCGACTATAAACAAGCATCGGCAATTATCGGGAATCATTTTACGGAGGTTTCCGATAAGCTAACTAACTTTTTGCAGCTTAGTGGCGAATCGTACCAATCGGAGCTACTTGCTGCTTCCATCGAGCAAAAGGCAAACAGCCTGCAACCTGTACCGTTTACCAATGCCGTTAGTTTTAAAAAGAATGTAAAATACGTACCCTATGCCGCCGTACCCTTATTGCTTATTTTATTTTTTATGATAAGCGGTAACAGCGGGGTTATTACCCAAAGTTTTGATAGGGTAGTGCACTACGATAAACATTATGCACCCCCCGCACCGTTTGAGTTTGTGCTGGTAAATAAAAACCTTACGGCACAACAGGACAAAGATTTTAAGCTCGAAGTACGTACGCAGGGTAATGTAATACCTGAAAATGCCATGATAACCATAGGTAAGGAGAACTATTACTTGCAAAATACAGGTTCGGGTGTATTTGAATATACGTTTGAGAAGCCATCAAAAGATATTTTATTTCAGCTTACGGCTAACAATGTAATATCGCAACCGTACCAACTAAATGTAATTGCTGTACCTACCATTGCCAATTTCGAGATGGTATTAGATTATCCTAACTACCTGCGCAAAACTGATGAGGTTGTGCGCGGTACAGGTAATGCCGTAGTACCCGAAGGCACTAAAGTTACATGGAAAGTTAAAGCATTAGCAACTACGGGTGTAGAGTGGGCTTCGGATAAGGGAATTGTTCCTTTTGAGAACACGGCGAACGATTTTGTACTGACTAAAAACATATACAATAATACTGAATATCAGATACTTACATCTAACAAAAAAGTAAAGCATCACGAAAAATTACAGTACCAAATAACCACTATAAAAGATCAATACCCAACCATAACAGTTAATACCGCACCCGATAGCTTAAAGCTAAAGCAAGAGGTATTGGTAGGGCAAGTATCCGACGATTATGGGCTTACCAAGTTACGATTGGTCTATTATCCGCAGGATACCCCCGATAGTGCTAAAAAATTTACTATACCCGTACAAAAAGACACCTACGACCGCTTTGTATATACATTCCCCGAAGGATTGGATATTAAAGCAGGTATTAATTACGAATATTACTTTGAAGTGTTTGATAACGATGCCGTACATAATTATAAAAGTACAAAATCGTCTGTGTTTTCGAATAGAGAGTTAACTGCAGACGAAAAGGAACAACAAGTATTGCAAGAGCAAAACAGCAATATAAATAGCCTCGAAAAGTCGATTAAAAATCAAGACAAGCAACTTACTGAGTTAGATAAACTCCGTAAAATGAACAAGGAGAAAACGGAGCTTGATTTTAAAGACCAAAAGAAAATTCAGGAATTCATCAACAGGCAAAAGCAGCAGGAAGATATGATGAAAGAGTTTTCTAAGAAATTAGAAGAAAACTTGGAACAGTTTAACCCCGAAAAGAAAGACGAGTTTAAAGAAGAACTTATGAAACGTCTTGATAAGAATGAAGAAGAGGCAGAGAAAAACAAAAAACTACTGGACGAACTTAAAGAGCTTGCCGATAAAATTAAGAAAGAAGAACTTGCTGAAAAGATTGATAAATTCAAACAAAAAGCGAAGAATCAAACTAAAAATTTAGAGCAACTGGTAGAGCTTACCAAGCGTTTTTATGTAGAGAAAAAAGCCGAACAACTTGCGGATAAATTGCAAAAGTTAGGCGAAAAGCAGGAGCAACTTGCCGACGATAAAGAGAATTCTGCTGAAAAGCAAGAGGACATTAATAAGGAGTTTGATAAGATGCAAGAAGAGATGCGCGAACTCGAAAAGCAGAATGAAGAGCTTAAAAAACCTATGGATTTACCTACCGACGAATTGGAGGAGGAAAACATAGAGGAAGATATGGAAAAGGCAAAGGAGGAGTTGCAAAAACAAAATAAAGGTGCAGCCAAACCCAAGCAAAAATCGGCAGGCGAAAAGATGAAACAAATGGGTGGCAAAATGATGCAAATGATGATGAGTGCCGATATGGAAATGATGCAGGAAGATGTAAAAATGCTCCGCCAGATATTAGATAACTTACTAGCATATTCTTTCTCGCAAGAAGACGTAATGGAGCAATTTAAAGTTAGCACCTCACGCTCGGCATCGTTTAGTAAATACCTAAAACGCCAACAAGATTTAAAACAACAATTCCGCCATGTAGACGATAGTATCTTTGCATTATCGCTTCGTAATCCAAAAATTACCGAAGAAGTTACTAAGGAGGTAGGCGAAGTACATTATTATATGGACAAAGCCTTAACCGACCTTGCCGATAACCAAGTACCACGTGGCGTATCGAGCCAGCAATATGCGGTAACATCGGCAAATAAACTAGCGGACATGCTTAGTGATATGCTTAACAGCATGCAAATGCAACTACAAGGGCAAGGTATGGGCAAACCCATGCCAGGGCAGGGGCAGGGTATGCAGCTACCCGATATTATCCAGAAGCAAGAAGGTCTATCCGAGAAGATGAAAAAGGGTATGAAAGACGGTAAAAAGGAAGGCGAGGAAGGACAAGAAGGCGAACAAGGCAAACCCAACGGCGAAGGACCTGGCGGTAAAGGCGAAGGGGGCGAAGGGCAAGATGGCTCGGAAGGCGATGCAGGAAAACTCCTTGAAATTTATAAAGAGCAACAACAACTTCGAGAAGCCTTACAAAAAGCCCTAGAGAAAGAAGGTTTGGGCAAAGCAGGGCAGAACGCCATGCGCCAAATGAAAGAAATAGAAAAGCAGTTGCTCAACAAAGGTTTCCGTAACGAAACCATGGAGCGCATGCAAAACCTAAAACACGAGCTTTTAAAACTCGATAAAGCCATACAACAGCAGGGCGAAGAGAAGAAAAGGCAGTCGCAAACCAACCGTAAGGAGTTTAACAGTCAGGTAAAACAGTTGCCCGAAGCCTTAAAAGAATATTTAAATAGTGTTGAAATATTAAACCGCCAAGCCTTACCTTTGCGCCCGAATTTTAACCAAAGGGTGCAAACCTATTTTAGGAAAGATGATTAG